The following proteins are encoded in a genomic region of Terriglobales bacterium:
- a CDS encoding deaminase, which yields MTSWKRSFFAGMTDYTGVPMDVILSHLRDWRDNTVDTISQLKRLQERVDKQRDKLDSPDDVSQYIDFFVDLFTRYQGDFERLLTELPRNVSDAHLEILRQIYESSKRAEDSCIRFKQDHIARGLKDESLRGLVDRIYAESRDMVIDYKDLSNLIPRLRTFVGTNYADDDRRFALMAIEEAQKSVPEDGRPHPMVGAVVVKNGTVISKSHRGEIPQCHAEYIALDKKLPDDLVAGATIYTTLEPCTARKHPKIPCAQRLVDRKVARVVIGMLDPNPEIRGLGDQLLSDANIEIQMFPRDLRAQVEEMNREFIRAQRQKQTPKKANEIADVAATTAARLLTDATREVQEAAWSFYELHTQHMVARAVKDIANKEEQIRAKIAAARRVFAQDYDVPTDLAAVAVSELGAINIALVKLFSTSDQTEMEIAATQVQDACEKIRKAAKPYAYRSPNG from the coding sequence TGATTCTGTCGCATCTTCGGGACTGGCGAGATAATACGGTCGATACGATCAGCCAGCTCAAGCGTCTGCAAGAAAGAGTGGACAAGCAAAGAGATAAACTCGACTCTCCCGACGATGTTTCGCAGTACATTGATTTTTTTGTGGATCTGTTTACTAGATACCAGGGTGATTTCGAGAGATTGCTAACTGAGCTCCCTCGCAACGTGAGTGATGCCCATCTAGAAATCCTTCGCCAGATCTACGAAAGCTCTAAACGTGCAGAGGATTCTTGTATCAGATTTAAGCAAGACCACATTGCGCGCGGACTGAAAGACGAAAGCCTCCGAGGGTTAGTTGACAGAATCTATGCAGAGTCCAGAGATATGGTGATCGATTATAAAGATTTATCAAATCTTATTCCTCGTCTACGCACATTTGTCGGAACTAACTATGCAGATGATGATCGACGTTTCGCGCTTATGGCCATTGAGGAGGCACAAAAGAGTGTTCCTGAAGACGGAAGGCCGCATCCGATGGTTGGTGCAGTTGTGGTCAAAAACGGAACTGTTATCAGCAAATCGCATCGCGGAGAGATTCCCCAGTGCCATGCTGAATATATAGCGTTGGACAAGAAGCTGCCAGATGATTTGGTCGCAGGTGCCACGATCTACACGACACTCGAACCCTGTACCGCTAGGAAACATCCGAAGATTCCTTGTGCGCAGCGGCTCGTCGACCGGAAGGTGGCCCGCGTAGTCATCGGCATGTTAGATCCGAATCCCGAGATTCGAGGACTTGGTGACCAACTGCTGAGCGACGCTAATATTGAAATCCAAATGTTTCCACGAGATTTGAGAGCGCAAGTTGAGGAAATGAACCGGGAATTCATTAGGGCGCAACGACAGAAGCAAACGCCCAAGAAGGCAAATGAGATCGCAGACGTTGCAGCCACGACAGCTGCCAGGTTGCTTACTGATGCAACCCGCGAAGTGCAAGAGGCGGCGTGGTCGTTTTACGAACTACACACGCAGCATATGGTGGCTCGCGCCGTCAAAGACATTGCTAATAAGGAAGAGCAAATCAGGGCGAAAATTGCTGCGGCACGCCGCGTCTTTGCTCAAGATTATGATGTGCCAACTGACTTAGCTGCGGTAGCAGTTAGTGAATTAGGAGCCATAAACATTGCCCTGGTGAAGCTTTTCTCAACAAGTGACCAAACGGAGATGGAAATAGCAGCAACTCAAGTTCAAGATGCGTGTGAGAAAATCCGCAAGGCGGCTAAGCCCTATGCATATAGATCACCTAACGGCTAG
- a CDS encoding VTT domain-containing protein — MLNVFLQNAAPSLGRSVSAMFRHLGALGLFSLAILDGSPLPTFGGPDILTAILAARHGNPWYEYAAVATAGSVIGAYLTFRVARRAGSAYLQSKFGNRKLGNREFGNREFGNREFGNREFGNRKTDAILRFFHKWGTSALAVSAAVPFPFPTSVLFAAAGASNYSPRRFLTVVTICRGVRYTVIAIIAEHYGRNFVRALRQPGQYWGWLLLLAAVLFSLIIAGIVVNRRLTATTSA; from the coding sequence ATGCTGAACGTCTTCCTCCAAAACGCCGCACCGAGCCTGGGACGCAGCGTTAGCGCGATGTTCCGCCACCTGGGAGCGCTCGGGCTTTTCTCCCTCGCGATTCTCGATGGCTCTCCCCTGCCCACCTTTGGAGGCCCCGACATCCTGACGGCAATTCTCGCTGCCCGGCACGGCAATCCATGGTACGAGTATGCGGCAGTGGCAACCGCAGGATCGGTGATCGGAGCCTACCTCACGTTCAGAGTCGCACGCCGGGCGGGATCGGCTTACCTGCAAAGCAAATTCGGAAATCGCAAACTCGGAAATCGCGAATTCGGAAACCGCGAATTCGGAAACCGCGAATTCGGAAATCGCGAATTTGGAAACCGGAAGACGGATGCCATTCTCCGCTTTTTTCACAAATGGGGTACCAGTGCTCTTGCGGTTTCTGCGGCCGTGCCCTTTCCATTTCCCACCAGCGTGCTTTTCGCGGCGGCCGGCGCTTCCAACTACAGCCCCAGGAGATTTCTGACGGTCGTAACCATCTGCCGGGGCGTCCGTTACACCGTCATCGCCATCATCGCCGAGCACTACGGCCGCAATTTCGTCCGCGCTCTGCGCCAGCCGGGCCAGTATTGGGGATGGCTGCTGCTGCTCGCGGCCGTTCTCTTCAGCCTGATCATCGCTGGAATCGTGGTCAACCGGCGGCTGACGGCTACAACCAGTGCGTGA